A window of the Pyrodictium abyssi genome harbors these coding sequences:
- a CDS encoding ATP-binding protein: MADPGVFVDRLEELETLERLWRLREPGLVVVYGRRRVGKTRLVLEWLRGKPHAYFQAGLWSHQQNLEGLARSLEEQLGLEGLSRLGFRSLRDLLLLVSRLLGGRRAAIVIDEFTYWLRVAPPVAADLQWFVDHVLPSTGIVLVLSGSLVGLMEREVVGGGAPLYGRARARLRLGELQPWCLPFFAPRYGPEDLVRLYGLLGGVPYYLRLVDDSLPPVEAYLGLFGPSGVLGDEPLFLLREEFRDPHPYLSLVRALAQGATGVSEAASRAGMPASHASRYLRVLVDLGLVAREAPLFTRRAFYSVADRLLRSWFYVVEPLWGRLAEGLTSAQEDAGRRAERLAAEAWEQLAARHALAVLSSRLGLQPSLAGRLVHRGVEVDYVIVDEENKAVLAVEAKWSSLGRREVEKTARETMAKLYAALPRRYHGYRVQVALYLRSAEGPEPQGAVVVEPGDLPWRGGCPSRG, encoded by the coding sequence TTGGCGGATCCTGGTGTGTTCGTAGACCGTCTAGAGGAGCTTGAAACGCTAGAACGTCTGTGGAGGCTGAGAGAGCCGGGCCTCGTTGTGGTATACGGGAGGAGGCGTGTAGGGAAGACGCGCCTCGTCCTAGAGTGGCTCCGGGGTAAGCCTCACGCGTACTTCCAGGCTGGGCTCTGGAGCCACCAGCAGAACCTCGAAGGGCTGGCCCGGAGCCTGGAGGAGCAGCTGGGACTCGAGGGTCTCTCGAGGCTCGGGTTCCGTAGCCTCCGCGACTTGCTGCTGCTGGTCTCCCGGCTTCTCGGGGGCCGCCGAGCAGCCATAGTGATTGACGAGTTCACCTACTGGCTAAGGGTCGCGCCGCCTGTGGCTGCTGACCTGCAGTGGTTTGTGGACCACGTGCTGCCCTCTACCGGGATCGTGCTGGTCCTATCGGGGAGCCTCGTGGGGCTCATGGAGCGGGAGGTTGTGGGCGGCGGGGCGCCTCTCTACGGGAGGGCGCGTGCCCGGCTACGGCTCGGGGAGTTGCAGCCTTGGTGCCTACCGTTCTTCGCGCCGAGGTACGGGCCCGAAGACCTCGTGCGGCTCTATGGGCTCCTGGGCGGGGTGCCGTACTACCTCCGGCTCGTCGACGACTCCCTGCCGCCCGTCGAGGCCTATCTGGGGCTCTTTGGGCCCAGCGGAGTCCTCGGGGATGAGCCTCTCTTCCTCCTCCGGGAGGAGTTCCGCGACCCCCATCCATACCTCTCGCTAGTACGCGCGCTAGCCCAGGGGGCTACGGGCGTCAGCGAGGCAGCCTCCAGGGCCGGGATGCCAGCGAGCCACGCTTCGCGGTACCTGCGTGTACTCGTGGACCTGGGGCTTGTAGCGCGCGAGGCGCCGCTCTTCACGCGGAGAGCCTTCTACAGTGTAGCCGACCGTCTTCTACGCTCCTGGTTCTACGTGGTCGAGCCGCTTTGGGGCAGGCTAGCCGAGGGGCTCACAAGCGCCCAGGAGGATGCGGGGAGGCGCGCTGAGCGCCTGGCTGCCGAGGCCTGGGAGCAGCTCGCAGCCAGGCACGCCCTAGCAGTGCTCTCTAGCAGGCTCGGCCTACAGCCCAGTCTTGCCGGCAGGCTTGTCCACCGGGGAGTAGAGGTGGACTACGTGATCGTGGACGAGGAGAACAAGGCGGTGCTAGCCGTGGAGGCTAAGTGGTCCTCCCTAGGGCGCCGCGAGGTGGAGAAAACAGCCCGGGAGACAATGGCTAAGCTCTACGCTGCGCTGCCCCGCCGCTACCACGGCTACCGCGTCCAAGTAGCGCTCTACCTACGCTCCGCCGAGGGCCCGGAACCGCAGGGAGCAGTAGTGGTGGAGCCGGGCGACCTGCCTTGGCGGGGCGGCTGCCCGTCCAGGGGCTAG
- a CDS encoding MBL fold metallo-hydrolase has product MAVRETLDLGYARLHVLDATPEGFGADYIRVYIVDAGGPAVAVIETGPAAVADRVAAAVAEAAESRRVEIILTHVHIDHGGGAGRVARILREQGLEARIWAHPRGAPHIAEPAKLWKASQEALGETALLYGEPEPAPAGTVNAASDGMELAIGGARLRVIHTPGHASHHQSILLEPAGAHGERILFPGDSAGMYDPGSQGLAPTTPPPLRLDMYRESLRRMASENPDRIAFTHIGLGPAQLLETHRWQIDVWEETAREALVKGLDPEKTLEVIIERDPYTARLYEKLGGSPHGYRMIINSVLGFMGYIQNLLK; this is encoded by the coding sequence ATGGCTGTGAGGGAGACCCTAGACCTAGGCTACGCCCGGCTACACGTCCTAGACGCTACGCCCGAGGGCTTCGGAGCAGACTACATACGCGTCTACATAGTAGACGCCGGGGGCCCAGCAGTAGCGGTCATCGAGACCGGGCCAGCGGCCGTAGCAGACCGCGTCGCAGCCGCTGTAGCGGAGGCGGCGGAGAGCCGCCGGGTCGAGATAATCCTCACACACGTACACATAGACCACGGCGGCGGCGCCGGCCGCGTCGCGAGGATACTCAGGGAGCAGGGGCTAGAGGCCCGCATATGGGCTCACCCCCGCGGCGCCCCCCACATAGCCGAGCCAGCCAAGCTCTGGAAGGCCTCCCAGGAGGCCCTAGGGGAGACAGCGCTCCTCTACGGCGAGCCCGAGCCAGCCCCCGCCGGCACCGTGAACGCGGCCAGCGACGGAATGGAGCTAGCCATCGGCGGCGCCCGGCTACGCGTAATCCACACCCCGGGCCACGCGAGCCACCACCAGAGCATACTACTAGAGCCCGCAGGGGCCCACGGCGAGCGCATACTCTTCCCCGGCGACTCAGCCGGCATGTACGACCCCGGCTCCCAGGGCCTAGCCCCGACCACGCCGCCGCCCCTACGCCTAGACATGTACCGGGAAAGCCTAAGGCGCATGGCAAGCGAGAACCCCGACAGGATAGCGTTCACCCACATCGGGCTCGGCCCAGCACAGCTGCTAGAGACGCACCGGTGGCAGATAGACGTCTGGGAGGAGACGGCACGGGAGGCGCTAGTCAAGGGCCTAGACCCGGAGAAGACCCTGGAAGTGATAATCGAGCGCGACCCCTACACCGCGCGGCTCTACGAGAAGCTAGGCGGGAGCCCCCACGGCTACCGCATGATAATAAACTCCGTACTCGGGTTCATGGGGTACATACAGAACCTTTTGAAGTAG
- a CDS encoding helix-turn-helix transcriptional regulator, with product MLRSRRARLASFSAPVLLALLAAYAATAGDGIHGAHRVAVLAAAGAAASVALSRRQSRSDEQLVVVESALDERDEAILELLRSHGPMGVSDVARSLGISKSTASRKLRKLADMGLVERIVVDGSPQYRARATADRDNADRSR from the coding sequence TTGCTGCGTAGCCGTAGAGCTCGGCTGGCCTCGTTCTCTGCGCCGGTGCTCCTAGCCCTGCTAGCCGCCTACGCCGCTACGGCGGGCGACGGCATCCACGGGGCACACCGGGTCGCTGTACTCGCTGCCGCTGGCGCGGCCGCTTCTGTAGCGCTCAGCAGGAGGCAGAGCCGCAGCGACGAGCAGCTCGTGGTGGTAGAATCGGCGCTGGATGAGCGGGACGAGGCTATACTAGAGCTGCTGCGGAGCCACGGCCCCATGGGGGTGAGCGATGTCGCAAGAAGCCTGGGCATAAGCAAGTCGACTGCCTCGAGGAAGCTACGAAAGCTAGCAGACATGGGGCTGGTAGAGAGAATCGTCGTGGACGGCTCGCCACAGTACCGTGCCAGGGCCACAGCGGATAGGGATAATGCGGATAGAAGCCGGTAG
- a CDS encoding metallophosphoesterase yields the protein MIIGVVSDTHDNQEAARRAARLLVERGAELVLHLGDIVAPFTLRRFSEDGVKRLIAVYGNNCGERLGLQRVAASLGYEIHEWPHTVEIAGRRILMLHGTGPAEKTRGFVEALAASGRYDAVLYGHTHEVDVRRMGSTLVLNPGEACGCLTGRRTVALLDTETMEAEILEI from the coding sequence GTGATAATAGGCGTTGTGAGCGACACTCACGACAACCAGGAGGCGGCTAGGCGGGCCGCCCGGCTCCTAGTAGAGCGTGGCGCTGAGCTGGTCCTCCACCTGGGCGACATAGTAGCCCCTTTCACGCTCCGCCGGTTCAGCGAGGATGGGGTCAAGAGGCTCATAGCGGTCTACGGTAATAACTGCGGCGAGCGCCTCGGCCTACAGCGTGTAGCAGCCAGCCTAGGCTACGAGATACACGAGTGGCCACACACCGTGGAGATAGCCGGCCGCCGTATCCTAATGCTCCACGGCACCGGCCCAGCGGAGAAGACGCGCGGGTTCGTAGAAGCGCTCGCCGCTAGCGGCCGCTACGACGCCGTCCTATATGGCCACACCCACGAGGTGGACGTGAGGAGGATGGGCTCCACCTTAGTGCTCAACCCTGGCGAGGCCTGTGGCTGCCTAACAGGCAGGAGGACCGTCGCGCTACTAGACACGGAGACCATGGAGGCCGAGATCCTGGAGATCTAG